The following proteins come from a genomic window of Plasmodium vivax chromosome 3, whole genome shotgun sequence:
- a CDS encoding hypothetical protein, conserved (encoded by transcript PVX_001095A), whose amino-acid sequence MTFPLCRYFAVALSSYYCVKRKRTVCYCENGKIEERVFLFGDRRSLMKGTKQNGEVPFFSKNNIKVKKITFGNCIGSCITENDDVYIWGSYEDDEQKGVIYTTPVKLNTDEGISDIQFSNNDIYLMSKKGELKIVRSYKNCLKRNEFKVEDFYKCKNSFFFQNERIIKLSVNKYHLAFVTNKGNVYCSGSNLYGQCAREPSFRNNFNINYNFEFANKLNGTLHMISKNSVGGGVQNGGEDPSEHAQTEHIPNGYSIRVKDEGTAVFSKSADSHDGINSSQPDGKTERGDTPVCGTHDVDQIPKELNDSSSSLAYTHLRSERREEYEDAEHLSHLITNDESYKCDKNNYVHINKVPFEGKTKIVDVSCGLNHTLCLDDENNIYSFGDDSKIQLGLGESRTNQNSLSGTSWKDQLKLGYSTVTKNLANYSFYDRHIQSIPQKVLKKMNDNEMVDEIYKINAGSNFSMIHSNDKFGKQLFCFGDNMYFQCGRHMGKHQQTLSTVKLPNNKIKDFSCGDKHCLLILNDKLYGWGYNNKHQITPYKNKGIINYPVHILSEKYYPDSFDIKYVNASYNNSAVVITQGVKAG is encoded by the coding sequence ATGACATTCCCCTTATGTAGATACTTTGCAGTTGCATTGAGCAGCTACTACTGtgtgaagagaaaaagaactGTCTGTTATTgcgaaaatgggaagatTGAAGAAAGagtgttcctttttggcGATAGGCGATCGTTGATGAAGGGaacgaagcaaaatggagaggtaccttttttttcgaaaaataatattaaggtaaaaaaaataacctttGGTAATTGCATAGGTAGCTGTATAACCGAGAATGATGACGTTTACATATGGGGGTCATATGAAGATGATGAACAGAAGGGGGTGATCTATACAACCCCAGTGAAGCTAAACACAGACGAAGGAATTAGCGACATACAATTTTCgaataatgatatataccttatgagcaaaaaaggggaattaaaaattgttagaagttataaaaattgcttaaaaagaaatgaattcAAAGTTGAAGATTTTTACAAGTGtaaaaatagttttttttttcagaacgAACGAATAATCAAGTTAAGTGTTAATAAATATCACCTAGCTTTTGTTACAAATAAGGGAAATGTGTATTGCTCAGGCAGTAATTTGTATGGACAGTGTGCGAGGGAGCCATCCTTTAGGAATAACTTCAATATAAATTACAATTTCGAATTTGCCAACAAGTTAAATGGCACGTTACACATGATTAGTAAAAATAGCGTCGGGGGGGgtgttcaaaatgggggggaagacccaAGTGAACATGCCCAAACGGAGCATATCCCCAATGGGTACTCCATCAGGGTTAAGGATGAAGGAACGGCGGTTTTCTCCAAAAGTGCCGATTCGCATGATGGAATTAATTCTAGCCAGCCGGATGGGAAAACTGAACGAGGGGATACACCTGTGTGTGGTACCCACGATGTGGACCAAATTCCCAAAGAGTTAAACGATAGTAGTAGCTCATTGGCATACACCCATTTGCGTAGCGAAAGGAGGGAAGAATACGAAGATGCGGAACACTTGAGTCACTTAATCACGAATGATGAAAGCTACAAATgcgataaaaataattatgttcatATTAATAAAGTACCATTtgaggggaaaacaaaaattgtgGATGTGTCCTGTGGACTAAACCATACACTATGTCTGGACgatgaaaataatatttacagtTTTGGAGATGATAGTAAAATCCAACTAGGGTTGGGAGAAAGCAGAACAAATCAAAATTCCCTGTCAGGAACCAGCTGGAAAGATCAGTTAAAACTTGGGTATTCCACtgtaacaaaaaatttggcaaattattctttttatgaTAGACACATACAAAGCATTCCACAGAAGGtcctaaaaaaaatgaatgataaCGAAATGGTTGATgagatttacaaaattaatgcAGGGTCGAATTTCTCCATGATACATTCAAATGACAAATTTGGAAAGCAATTGTTCTGTTTCGGAGataatatgtattttcaGTGTGGACGGCATATGGGCAAACATCAGCAGACATTATCTACTGTAAAGCTGCCtaacaacaaaataaaagatttTTCCTGTGGTGATAAGCATTGTTTGTTAATTCTGAATGATAAGCTTTACGGCTGGGGGTACAACAACAAGCATCAAATAACtccatataaaaataaaggaataaTTAACTATCCGGTGCATATCTTGTCCGAAAAGTATTATCCGGACAGTTTTGACATTAAGTATGTGAATGCCAGTTACAACAATTCGGCTGTTGTCATTACACAGGGGGTAAAAGCGGGTTAG
- a CDS encoding hypothetical protein, conserved (encoded by transcript PVX_001090A) gives MENLYNDMEEYGKICQLYTEKKQKREKKANNINDLVDEDILWMYETKEEKEAKEQEEYLLGKKIDMQKLIEEEEEAKKEIVKQKNNIDHLNKIREDPLTIIKKMEFQKKKMMDEQKRLLQLQRAREMPEAKAINRQGGKSGSSSSSEEDVVRSREKEKDRKKRRKEEKRKEERKREKRREEKRRKEKSKEKRERKREKRRKEKRKHKKEGKERQVNSDSESESEEEKKMRKSRKRERERGDESEKEMRKAGKRERESSDESAKERRRRRWERSREIDEHRDRQRDTERERKRWRNER, from the exons ATGGAGAACCTGTACAATGACATGGAAGAATATGGCAAGATATGCCAACTGTACACcgagaaaaaacaaaaaagagaaaaaaaagcgaacaaCATTAATGACCTAGTAGATGAAGACATACTATGGATGTACGAAACGaaggaagagaaggaggCCAAGGAACAGGAAGAATATTtgttggggaaaaaaattgatatgCAAAAGTTAatcgaagaagaggaagaagccaagAAGGAAAtcgtaaaacaaaaaaataatatagaCCATTTGAATAAAATCAGAGAAGATCCACTaactattattaaaaaaatggaatttcaaaagaagaaaatgatggATGAACAAAAGAGACTCTTGCAGTTGCAGCGCGCTAGGGAAATGCCCGAAGCGAAGGCGATAAATAGACAAGGCGGCAAATCAGGCAGCAGCTCTTCAAGTGAAGAGGACGTCGTGCGATCgagagaaaaggagaaagacaggaagaaaagaaggaaggaagaaaaaagaaaggaggaaagaaaaagggaaaaaagacgagaggaaaaaagaaggaaagaaaagagtaaggaaaaaagggaaagaaagagagaaaagagacgaaaagaaaaaagaaaacataaaaaggaggggaaagaaaGACAGGTCAACTCAGATTCAGAGTCCGAAtcggaagaggaaaagaaaatgagaaaatcgAGAAAGAGGGAGCGCGAGAGAGGTGATGAATCGGAGAAGGAAATGAGAAAGGCGGGAAAGAGGGAGCGCGAGAGTAGTGATGAATCGGCAAAGGAAAGA AGGCGACGGCGATGGGAACGGTCGCGAGAAATAGATGAACATAGGGACAGGCAAAGAGACACCGAACGAGAGAGAAAAAGGTGGAGAAACGAACGCTGA